Proteins co-encoded in one Brassica oleracea var. oleracea cultivar TO1000 chromosome C4, BOL, whole genome shotgun sequence genomic window:
- the LOC106337207 gene encoding homeobox-leucine zipper protein ATHB-7 → MTEGEEYYLARMSVDPFMAMKKSNHNKNNQRRFSDEQIKSLEMMFESETKLEPRKKVQLARELGLQPRQVAIWFQNKRARWKSKQLETEFNILKQNYNELASQFESLKKEKQALVSELHRLNEEVQKTHEEERLCCGDQAAVVALSSTDHESENEENTRREQEEEVRPEMEVCEKGDDGVLCGHHNDDYDDGGYNNNIKREYFGGFEEEADHLMNIVEPADSCLTSSDDWGGFKSNANLLDQSSSNCPWWDFWS, encoded by the exons ATGACAGAAGGAGAGGAATATTATCTGGCGAGGATGTCAGTAGATCCTTTCATGGCCATGAAGAAGAGCAATCACAATAAGAACAATCAGAGAAGGTTTAGTGACGAGCAGATCAAATCACTTGAGATGATGTTCGAGTCTGAGACAAAGCTTGAGCCGAGGAAGAAGGTTCAGTTAGCCAGAGAGCTTGGCTTGCAGCCTAGGCAAGTGGCTATATGGTTTCAGAACAAGAGGGCTCGTTGGAAATCGAAGCAGCTCGAGACAGAGTTCAACATTCTCAAACAAAACTATAACGAGTTGGCTTCTCAGTTTGAGTCACTCAAGAAAGAAAAGCAAGCTTTAGTCTCTGAG TTGCATAGACTAAACGAAGAGGTGCAGAAAACGCACGAGGAGGAAAGACTGTGTTGTGGTGATCAAGCAGCGGTGGTGGCTCTAAGCAGCACAGATCATGAATCAGAAAACGAAGAGAACACAAGGCGTGAACAGGAGGAGGAGGTTAGGCCAGAGATGGAAGTGTGTGAGAAGGGTGATGATGGGGTTCTGTGTGGTCATCATAATGATGATTATGATGATGGTGGGTACAATAACAACATCAAGAGAGAGTACTTTGGTGGGTTTGAGGAAGAAGCAGATCACCTGATGAACATTGTGGAGCCAGCTGATAGTTGCTTAACATCATCTGATGACTGGGGAGGTTTCAAATCAAATGCTAATCTCTTGGACCAATCCAGCAGCAATTGCCCATGGTGGGATTTTTGGTCATGA
- the LOC106337792 gene encoding uncharacterized protein LOC106337792: MADLSITTFKPKENGFSAIKCPMLTTTNYTVWSMRMNVLLKVHKVWEAIDQGSDDGDKSDMARAFLFQSILESLVLQVGTLATTKEVWDAIKTRNVGADRVREARLQTLMDEDERYRNHR; encoded by the coding sequence ATGGCAGATTTGTCAATAACCACCTTCAAACCTAAAGAGAATGGTTTCTCGGCAATCAAGTGTCCGATGCTCACCACCACCAACTACACGGTTTGGAGTATGCGCATGAATGTTTTGCTCAAAGTGCATAAGGTTTGGGAAGCAATCGATCAAGGTAGTGATGATGGAGACAAAAGTGATATGGCTCGAGCATTCTTATTTCAATCAATCCTTGAGAGTTTGGTTCTTCAAGTTGGTACTCTAGCAACTACAAAGGAAGTTTGGGATGCGATTAAGACTAGGAATGTAGGAGCTGATAGGGTCCGAGAGGCGAGGTTACAGACGCTTATGGATGAAGATGAAAGATACAGAAACCATAGATGA